A stretch of Ligilactobacillus faecis DNA encodes these proteins:
- a CDS encoding MerR family transcriptional regulator: protein MYNIKEVSELMGISPHTLRYYEKIGLLEFVKRNEQGVREFSESDLLTLNTIYRLKQTGMPLKEIKHYLALIKEGFASVDERAQIMLAQKKKVKAQIKVLEQALETIESKLYFYKEAKRQGSLAVCTDEREQMLERLLKIKHTEQQ, encoded by the coding sequence ATGTATAATATCAAAGAAGTCAGTGAATTAATGGGGATCAGTCCGCACACGTTGCGTTATTACGAAAAGATCGGTCTTTTAGAATTTGTGAAGCGGAATGAACAAGGGGTACGTGAGTTTAGTGAGTCAGATCTTTTAACATTAAATACGATCTACCGCCTAAAACAAACGGGAATGCCGTTAAAAGAAATCAAGCATTACTTAGCGTTGATCAAAGAAGGATTTGCTTCGGTCGACGAGCGTGCACAGATCATGTTAGCGCAAAAGAAAAAAGTCAAAGCGCAGATCAAAGTCTTAGAACAAGCTTTAGAGACGATCGAAAGTAAATTATATTTTTATAAAGAAGCTAAAAGGCAAGGGTCATTGGCTGTTTGTACAGATGAACGGGAGCAGATGCTTGAACGACTTTTAAAAATAAAGCACACAGAACAACAATAA
- a CDS encoding aldo/keto reductase, which produces MEYTTLGKTAIEVSKLCVGCMSFGKAKTMHDWTLDESESKKVIKHALDLGINFFDTANVYSAGTSEEYLGKALKENIARDKVVIASKVYFNPGRLSKEAIHREIDGTLKRLGTDYLDLYLIHRFDHQTPIVETMEALNELVKAGKVRALGASAMYGYQFYNMQLVARDNNWARFETMENHYNLLYREDERELIPLCRQMDVSLMPYSPLAAGHLARPTWGSTSLRGQTDKVAQGKYDKTEEQDLKIVARVHELAQKYEVSMAQIALAWQWAKGVTAPIIGGTKARNYTDAVKALDVHLTGNDLAYLEEPYIPHPIVGALDQDQTVTQIMK; this is translated from the coding sequence ATGGAATATACAACGTTGGGAAAAACTGCGATCGAAGTTTCAAAACTTTGTGTTGGTTGTATGAGTTTTGGCAAAGCAAAAACGATGCATGATTGGACTTTAGATGAAAGTGAGAGTAAAAAAGTTATCAAACATGCACTTGATCTGGGGATCAACTTTTTTGATACCGCTAATGTTTATTCGGCTGGTACAAGTGAAGAGTATTTAGGAAAAGCGCTCAAGGAAAATATCGCGCGTGATAAAGTCGTGATCGCTTCAAAAGTTTATTTCAATCCAGGACGCCTCTCAAAAGAAGCGATCCACCGTGAGATCGATGGAACATTAAAGCGTTTAGGGACTGATTATTTAGATCTATATTTGATCCACCGCTTTGATCATCAAACTCCGATTGTAGAGACGATGGAAGCTTTAAATGAACTTGTCAAAGCCGGGAAAGTCAGAGCTTTAGGTGCTTCTGCGATGTATGGTTATCAATTCTATAACATGCAGTTGGTAGCTCGTGACAATAATTGGGCACGTTTTGAGACGATGGAAAACCACTATAACTTGCTTTATCGCGAAGATGAACGTGAATTGATCCCACTTTGTCGACAAATGGATGTTTCTTTGATGCCATACAGTCCTTTAGCAGCTGGACATTTAGCGCGACCAACTTGGGGATCGACGTCTTTACGCGGTCAAACCGATAAAGTCGCTCAAGGAAAATATGATAAAACTGAAGAACAAGATCTAAAGATCGTCGCCCGTGTTCATGAACTAGCACAAAAGTATGAAGTTTCGATGGCGCAGATCGCACTTGCCTGGCAATGGGCCAAAGGCGTTACGGCACCGATCATTGGGGGGACTAAGGCAAGAAACTATACTGATGCAGTCAAAGCTTTAGATGTTCATCTGACTGGAAATGATCTTGCCTACTTGGAAGAGCCTTATATACCACATCCGATCGTTGGGGCACTTGATCAAGATCAAACAGTTACGCAGATCATGAAATAA
- a CDS encoding NADPH-dependent FMN reductase produces MKLIGIVGTNSKKSTNRNLLVYMQKHFADKAEIELVEIKDLPLFNKPTDKKLPGSVLEIAQKIEAADGVIIATPEYDHAVPAALMNALAWLSYGITPLLNKPVMITGASYGQLGSSRAQAQLRQILDAPELKANVMPGSEFLLPHSLQAFDADNNLLDLGTVQKLDALFEDFCLFVKIAEKLSNAQDLLHKEAQDFDWEKL; encoded by the coding sequence GTGAAACTTATTGGGATCGTGGGGACGAATTCAAAAAAGTCGACCAACCGTAACTTGCTAGTCTATATGCAAAAACATTTTGCTGATAAAGCTGAGATCGAATTGGTCGAGATCAAAGATCTACCACTCTTTAATAAACCTACTGATAAAAAGCTACCTGGATCGGTTTTAGAGATCGCCCAAAAAATCGAGGCAGCTGATGGCGTGATCATTGCTACTCCAGAATACGATCATGCAGTCCCTGCTGCGTTAATGAATGCGCTAGCCTGGTTATCATATGGGATCACTCCACTTTTAAATAAACCAGTGATGATCACTGGCGCATCGTATGGACAACTTGGTTCTTCACGCGCACAAGCTCAGTTACGTCAGATCTTAGATGCGCCTGAATTAAAAGCCAATGTTATGCCAGGGTCAGAATTTCTCTTACCCCATTCTTTACAAGCTTTTGATGCTGACAATAACTTGCTTGATCTGGGGACTGTTCAAAAATTAGATGCCCTATTTGAAGATTTCTGTCTTTTTGTCAAGATCGCAGAAAAACTTTCAAATGCTCAAGATCTATTGCATAAAGAAGCCCAAGATTTTGATTGGGAAAAGCTTTGA
- a CDS encoding flavodoxin family protein has product MSWLKKNDLLDGKIVFVNASEHAQGNTHRIGQRLLSGKDFSQLDLVNYKIYQIGQNYADDQFNEVLAKLKEADTIILGTPVYWHAMSGYLKVLLERLSQQADPTALAGKKVAVFVQGAAPSDTIKPTKAIVKRFAKVAQMQYIEMGDF; this is encoded by the coding sequence ATGAGTTGGCTTAAAAAGAATGATTTGTTAGATGGCAAGATCGTTTTTGTCAATGCAAGTGAACATGCGCAGGGAAACACGCATCGAATCGGACAACGATTGCTTAGCGGAAAAGATTTTTCTCAACTTGATCTAGTCAACTATAAGATCTATCAGATCGGGCAAAATTATGCCGATGATCAATTCAATGAAGTTTTAGCAAAACTTAAAGAAGCAGATACGATCATTTTAGGGACACCAGTTTACTGGCACGCAATGAGTGGCTACTTGAAAGTTTTATTAGAACGACTTTCACAACAAGCTGATCCAACAGCCTTGGCTGGGAAAAAAGTGGCGGTATTTGTCCAAGGGGCTGCTCCAAGTGATACGATCAAGCCGACTAAAGCCATCGTCAAACGATTTGCAAAAGTTGCACAGATGCAATATATCGAAATGGGAGATTTTTAA
- a CDS encoding DNA alkylation repair protein translates to MDKYRRIEERFKKNRNELKAASMSKYMKNKFPFYGISAPERRKLYNEFLKNEQRSGSVDWDFLFQCYENEHREFQYLVYDYLLKMKEFIVYEDIPKIRKLIITKSWWDTIDFLAQVIGNIAIRDERTHKLMLEWSGEENIWIKRTAIEYQLRLKEKTDPSNLKFIILNCLNTDEFFINKAIGWALREYSKTNREWVINFMQEQQDKMNVLSVKEASKYL, encoded by the coding sequence ATGGATAAATATAGAAGAATTGAAGAGAGATTTAAAAAAAATAGAAATGAACTAAAAGCTGCTTCAATGTCGAAATATATGAAAAACAAATTTCCTTTTTATGGTATTTCGGCTCCTGAAAGGAGAAAGCTTTATAATGAGTTTTTGAAAAATGAGCAGAGAAGCGGGAGCGTAGATTGGGATTTTTTATTTCAATGTTATGAGAATGAGCATAGAGAGTTTCAGTATCTTGTGTATGATTATCTGCTTAAAATGAAAGAATTTATAGTTTATGAAGATATTCCCAAAATAAGAAAGTTAATAATAACTAAATCTTGGTGGGATACTATCGATTTTCTGGCGCAGGTCATTGGCAATATAGCAATTAGGGATGAAAGAACGCATAAATTGATGTTGGAGTGGTCAGGTGAAGAAAATATCTGGATAAAACGAACAGCAATAGAGTATCAATTAAGGCTAAAAGAAAAAACTGATCCGAGCAATCTAAAGTTCATTATTCTAAATTGTTTGAATACAGATGAATTTTTCATAAATAAGGCGATCGGATGGGCGTTAAGAGAGTATTCAAAGACAAATAGAGAGTGGGTGATCAATTTTATGCAAGAACAGCAAGATAAAATGAATGTGTTAAGTGTTAAAGAAGCAAGCAAATATCTTTAA
- a CDS encoding aldo/keto reductase: protein MDKKAQIALGTWSWGSGLFGGDAVFGNKLDTSELSEVVETALANGLDLFDTAYAYGKGDSERILGELLKEYERSQFMISDKFTPGLQDDTKAQPLLEMLAGSLKRLGTDYIDLYWIHNAADVERFTPLLIAAVKSGKVKRIGVSNHSLAQVKRVQEILKPAGIKLSAVQNHFSLLYRNSIDDGLLAYCQANGIEFFSYMILEQGALSGKYDKDHLLPADSNRGKTYNPLLPKLNELLTELRNLARTYEMSVAQIVTAWAISKGTTPIIGVTATKQVEEAAKASTLKLTPAEIKILEELAKKADVDTSGGWEGQA, encoded by the coding sequence ATGGATAAAAAAGCACAAATCGCACTAGGTACGTGGTCGTGGGGCAGTGGTCTTTTTGGTGGCGATGCTGTTTTTGGAAATAAATTAGATACGTCCGAATTAAGCGAAGTCGTTGAGACTGCTTTAGCAAACGGGCTAGATCTTTTTGACACAGCTTATGCATATGGAAAGGGTGATTCAGAACGGATCTTAGGTGAATTACTCAAAGAGTATGAGCGCTCTCAATTTATGATCTCAGATAAATTCACACCTGGATTGCAAGATGATACAAAAGCCCAACCGTTACTCGAGATGTTGGCTGGAAGTTTAAAACGTTTAGGAACTGACTATATCGACCTTTATTGGATTCATAATGCAGCTGATGTTGAGCGTTTTACACCTTTATTGATCGCAGCGGTCAAGAGCGGAAAAGTTAAACGTATAGGGGTTTCGAACCATAGTTTAGCACAAGTCAAACGCGTCCAAGAGATTTTAAAGCCCGCGGGGATCAAGCTCTCTGCGGTGCAAAATCACTTTAGTTTGCTCTATCGTAATTCGATCGATGACGGTTTATTAGCTTATTGTCAGGCAAATGGGATCGAGTTCTTTTCCTATATGATCTTAGAACAAGGTGCTTTGTCAGGCAAATACGATAAAGATCATCTTTTGCCAGCTGATTCAAACCGTGGAAAAACATATAATCCACTTTTGCCGAAGTTAAATGAACTTTTGACTGAGTTAAGAAATTTAGCTAGAACATATGAGATGAGCGTGGCACAGATCGTAACTGCTTGGGCGATCAGTAAAGGAACTACACCGATCATCGGCGTTACAGCTACTAAACAAGTTGAAGAGGCGGCAAAGGCTAGTACGCTAAAATTGACGCCAGCTGAGATCAAAATTTTAGAAGAACTAGCGAAAAAAGCTGACGTTGATACGAGTGGTGGCTGGGAAGGTCAAGCTTAA
- a CDS encoding flavodoxin family protein: MKKVKFFPLIVALLLGLVLGNITPDFTLQTTSVTAAKNYTAPKHTKKNEKRVFINASMNADGTTSKMAKKLFGDRSYTQIDLSEYDIPQLGQGEGDFPKIWGQLKDADVIVIGTPVYWSNMSGYLKTFVDHMQIICRSIMISKVLIFI, translated from the coding sequence ATGAAAAAGGTCAAATTTTTTCCACTGATCGTTGCTTTACTTCTAGGGCTTGTACTTGGAAATATCACTCCTGATTTTACTTTGCAAACGACGTCAGTTACGGCTGCTAAAAATTATACGGCACCTAAGCACACTAAGAAAAACGAAAAACGTGTTTTTATCAATGCGAGCATGAATGCCGATGGAACGACGTCAAAAATGGCTAAAAAGCTTTTTGGGGATCGCTCGTACACGCAGATCGATCTTTCAGAGTATGATATTCCACAATTAGGTCAAGGAGAAGGCGATTTTCCTAAAATTTGGGGACAGCTAAAAGACGCCGATGTGATCGTGATCGGGACACCAGTTTACTGGTCAAATATGTCGGGATATTTAAAAACTTTCGTAGATCATATGCAGATCATATGCAGATCAATAATGATCTCAAAGGTGCTGATCTTTATCTGA
- a CDS encoding MerR family transcriptional regulator has translation MVKETYTITEVSQKYQINVNTLRYYERIGLLPKVPRTAGGKRYFTPTLLKWLEMVICLRHSGVAIEPLIKYRQLLEQGDQTLAARENLLKEQLELLYKKQQNLARSITRLEHKINLYETGDIKKDRSYFEEYGVLADEGTSWKDFD, from the coding sequence ATGGTAAAAGAAACATATACGATCACTGAAGTCAGTCAAAAATATCAGATCAATGTCAATACATTGCGTTACTATGAGCGGATCGGTCTACTCCCTAAAGTTCCGCGAACTGCAGGTGGTAAGCGCTACTTCACACCGACGCTATTAAAGTGGTTAGAGATGGTCATTTGTCTAAGACACTCGGGCGTTGCGATCGAGCCTTTGATCAAATACCGCCAATTATTAGAACAAGGTGATCAGACGTTAGCTGCTAGAGAAAACTTGTTGAAAGAGCAACTAGAGTTACTCTACAAAAAACAACAAAATTTAGCCCGTTCGATCACACGTTTAGAACATAAGATCAACTTATATGAAACAGGCGATATCAAAAAAGACCGTTCATACTTTGAAGAATATGGCGTCTTAGCCGATGAAGGTACTAGTTGGAAAGATTTTGATTAA
- a CDS encoding NAD(P)H-dependent oxidoreductase, translating into MKFVGIVGSNSEVSYNRKLLEFVRKHFKDTFELEILEIDEVPLFNQDKNWEDSFQLRLLNNKITRADGVIIATPEHNHTTTTALKSVLEWLSYKVHPFENKPVMIMGASYYDQGTSRAQLHLRNILDAPGVNAYVLPGNEFLLGKAKEAFDDQGNIKSKETVAFLGTCLNNFIKYVDVVKGLKKPRPIEEEDLDCNHPIKTTVTEVDPDDPEWVEKVAALKNAVSGDTYVKLDHGILTVDQINMFLRSMPFELTYADDNNQFLYYNNAHQDPDAMLAKRVPSQSGSRLSTVHNSLPPKRMKNVEWVVGTLRNGNQEYVRTLVPGSPENIINTHHYQAMYYPDGSYAGINELVFNFKPWLDWYLKETGQRLVGGKASMTPDVATSASQATPTEATLDANTGASEH; encoded by the coding sequence ATGAAATTTGTTGGGATCGTTGGTTCTAATTCTGAAGTATCATATAATCGAAAATTATTAGAATTTGTCAGAAAACACTTTAAAGATACGTTTGAGCTTGAGATCTTAGAGATCGATGAAGTACCATTATTTAATCAAGATAAAAATTGGGAAGATAGTTTTCAGTTACGTCTTTTAAATAATAAGATCACGCGCGCTGACGGTGTGATCATTGCGACACCTGAGCATAATCATACGACAACGACTGCGCTAAAGAGTGTCCTCGAATGGCTCTCATATAAAGTTCATCCTTTTGAAAATAAACCAGTGATGATCATGGGTGCTTCCTATTATGATCAAGGGACATCAAGAGCTCAACTACACTTGCGAAATATTTTGGATGCGCCAGGGGTAAATGCGTATGTTTTGCCTGGAAATGAATTTTTACTTGGTAAAGCTAAAGAGGCTTTTGATGATCAAGGAAATATCAAGAGTAAAGAAACGGTAGCTTTTTTAGGAACATGTTTGAATAATTTCATCAAATATGTCGATGTTGTCAAAGGCTTGAAGAAACCAAGACCGATCGAAGAAGAAGATCTTGATTGTAATCATCCGATCAAAACGACAGTTACAGAAGTCGATCCAGATGATCCAGAATGGGTCGAAAAAGTAGCTGCTTTGAAAAATGCAGTTTCAGGTGATACGTATGTTAAATTAGATCATGGGATCTTGACAGTTGATCAGATCAATATGTTCTTACGCTCGATGCCGTTTGAACTGACATATGCCGATGATAACAACCAATTCTTGTATTACAATAATGCACATCAAGATCCAGATGCAATGTTGGCTAAGCGGGTCCCAAGTCAATCAGGAAGTCGCTTGTCGACAGTCCATAATTCTTTACCACCAAAACGCATGAAAAATGTTGAGTGGGTCGTTGGAACATTGCGTAACGGTAACCAAGAATATGTTCGGACTCTTGTACCAGGTTCGCCTGAAAATATCATCAACACCCACCATTATCAAGCGATGTATTACCCAGATGGCTCGTACGCGGGGATCAATGAATTGGTCTTTAACTTTAAACCATGGCTAGATTGGTATTTAAAAGAAACAGGTCAACGCTTAGTTGGTGGTAAAGCTTCAATGACGCCAGATGTAGCAACTAGCGCATC
- the brnQ gene encoding branched-chain amino acid transport system II carrier protein, giving the protein MKNRKLHTKDYLIIASLIFGMFFGAGNLIFPVHLGQLAGQNWLLAAVGFLISGVCIPLLAILALSVTRSTGIYDLARPVGHWYALFFLILIHATLGPLFATPRTATVPFAMGIAPYISTQNSSFWLALYSGIFFLVVYAFSVRQSNILSAIGKLLNPLFLGLLLIIFFLAALDPLGSSFANKATNAYVSNAFTNGFLEGYNTMDALAALAFGITIITAIQLMGVKEQKKISLATARAGALGMFGIALVYLALIFLGATSLNQFKLAENGGTTLAQIAHHYLGTLGDALLATMATVGCLTTAMGLVIAFAQDFHSRFPKISYKTFLAANCALSFIFANLGLDQIIAWSLPVLMFLYPLAISLICLSLLAPLFHADVLVYRLTTFLTLIPALFDMLKTLPPLLHKTPFVQTLIAFADKYLPLFELGFAWLPFSLFGLGIGILLHYRRKLH; this is encoded by the coding sequence ATGAAAAATAGAAAATTACACACAAAAGATTATTTGATCATTGCTTCTTTGATCTTTGGGATGTTTTTTGGGGCTGGCAATTTGATCTTTCCTGTTCATCTAGGACAGTTAGCGGGACAGAATTGGCTGTTGGCCGCTGTAGGTTTTTTGATCTCAGGCGTTTGTATCCCGTTACTTGCGATCTTAGCGCTAAGTGTGACTAGAAGTACAGGGATCTATGATCTTGCCCGTCCAGTCGGTCATTGGTATGCACTTTTCTTTTTGATCTTGATCCATGCAACGTTAGGTCCATTATTTGCTACACCAAGAACGGCAACCGTTCCGTTTGCGATGGGGATCGCGCCTTATATTTCGACGCAAAACAGTTCATTTTGGCTAGCACTTTACTCGGGGATCTTCTTTTTAGTCGTTTATGCGTTCTCAGTACGCCAAAGTAATATTTTGAGTGCGATCGGTAAATTACTAAATCCTCTATTTTTAGGACTTTTATTGATCATTTTCTTTTTGGCAGCCCTTGATCCTTTAGGTAGTTCATTTGCTAATAAAGCAACAAATGCTTACGTAAGTAACGCGTTTACCAATGGTTTTTTAGAAGGCTACAATACGATGGATGCTTTAGCTGCTTTAGCTTTTGGGATCACGATCATTACTGCGATCCAATTAATGGGCGTAAAAGAGCAAAAGAAGATCTCATTAGCAACTGCTAGAGCGGGGGCGCTAGGAATGTTTGGGATCGCGCTCGTTTATCTGGCTTTGATCTTTTTAGGTGCAACTTCGCTAAATCAATTTAAATTAGCGGAAAATGGAGGAACGACTTTAGCTCAGATCGCACATCACTATTTGGGAACATTAGGGGACGCTTTATTAGCAACGATGGCGACCGTTGGTTGTTTGACGACTGCAATGGGATTAGTTATCGCTTTTGCGCAAGATTTTCATAGTCGTTTTCCTAAGATCTCGTATAAGACATTTTTAGCTGCAAATTGTGCCCTCTCTTTTATTTTTGCAAATTTAGGGCTTGATCAGATCATTGCGTGGTCGTTACCTGTTTTGATGTTTTTATATCCGCTAGCAATTTCCTTGATCTGCTTGAGTTTACTAGCACCTCTTTTTCACGCTGATGTTTTAGTCTATCGTCTGACGACATTTTTGACTTTGATCCCTGCGTTGTTTGATATGCTAAAAACTTTACCACCGCTTTTGCACAAAACACCTTTTGTGCAGACGTTGATCGCTTTTGCAGATAAATATCTGCCACTTTTTGAATTAGGCTTTGCGTGGCTTCCGTTTAGCTTATTTGGCTTAGGAATTGGAATATTACTGCACTACAGACGAAAATTACATTAA
- a CDS encoding alpha/beta hydrolase → MENKFGLVYEGALTENKLGEVNLHPVKYHANGVTIAANVYTPADYGQDLEKLYPAVTVAHPNGGVKEQVAGLFAQKLAENGFIAIAADAAYQGASSGMPRNTDDPAYRIEDISAMVDFLERFPGVDPTRIGSLGICGGGGYTIAASKTDKRIKAVATISMFNSGRVRRNGFQDSQLETIGERLRQASEARTKEKSGEKVEYIGELLTEPVKLTEEQLEQIPAGLYRDGTVYYGMTHFHPNSTSRYTTSSLLKLMAFDAEDRVELIDQPLLMIASVDADTYYMTKAVFDKATGTADKELYELHGATHIETYWKHPYVDEEGEKLVTFFGEKL, encoded by the coding sequence ATGGAAAATAAATTTGGTTTAGTTTATGAAGGTGCTTTAACAGAAAACAAATTGGGTGAAGTCAATCTGCATCCTGTAAAATATCATGCTAATGGAGTAACGATTGCTGCTAACGTTTATACGCCAGCAGATTATGGCCAAGATCTTGAAAAGTTATATCCAGCTGTAACTGTGGCGCATCCTAATGGCGGGGTCAAAGAACAAGTGGCGGGGCTCTTTGCGCAAAAATTAGCAGAAAATGGGTTTATTGCGATCGCCGCTGATGCTGCTTATCAAGGGGCAAGTAGTGGGATGCCACGCAATACCGATGATCCAGCATATCGGATCGAAGATATCTCAGCCATGGTCGACTTTTTAGAGCGTTTTCCAGGTGTTGATCCGACCCGGATCGGGTCTTTAGGGATCTGTGGCGGTGGTGGTTACACGATCGCCGCTTCCAAGACAGATAAACGGATCAAAGCTGTCGCAACGATCAGCATGTTCAATAGTGGTCGTGTACGTCGCAATGGTTTCCAAGATAGTCAGCTCGAGACGATCGGCGAACGGTTACGTCAAGCTTCAGAAGCTCGGACGAAAGAAAAAAGTGGCGAAAAGGTCGAATACATTGGCGAATTATTGACTGAACCAGTAAAATTGACGGAAGAACAATTAGAACAGATCCCAGCAGGGTTGTATCGTGATGGCACGGTATATTATGGGATGACACATTTTCATCCAAACTCAACTAGTCGGTATACGACAAGTAGTTTGCTCAAATTGATGGCTTTTGATGCTGAAGATCGTGTTGAATTGATCGACCAACCGTTATTAATGATCGCAAGTGTTGACGCTGATACGTACTATATGACTAAAGCTGTTTTTGATAAAGCAACTGGAACGGCTGATAAAGAGCTCTATGAACTTCACGGAGCAACGCACATCGAAACTTATTGGAAACATCCATATGTTGATGAAGAAGGTGAAAAATTAGTTACTTTCTTTGGCGAAAAATTATAA